In Nocardioides sp. JQ2195, a genomic segment contains:
- a CDS encoding DHA2 family efflux MFS transporter permease subunit: MTDTDTTAAPTTHETNPWPALFALCLGFFMILVDMTIVTVATPDIMSDLDAEVNSVVWVTSAYLLAYAVPVLITGRLGDRFGPKRLYLAGLTVFTIASLWCGLTSTVEMLIGARVLQGFGAAMMAPQTMAIITRIFPAARRGQAMSLWGATAGVATLVGPLLGGVLVGQLGWEWVFFVNIPVGVIAYVLAQRLVPSLETHQHTFDWLGVALSGIGMFCLVFGIQEGHQYDWSRITGVITVWRLIVTGLVVLAIFILWQARNRKEPLVPLRLFRDRNFSVSNLAISTMSFAITSIGFPFMLYAQLVRGLSPTRAALLLVPMALMSIVLAPGVGKLIDRLHPRNITAIGFLAASGSLFWLSRVMTPEASTWEFIAPMALLGAGSAAVWAPLTATATRNLPMNLAGAGAGVYNATRQVGAVLGSAAIAVLMDARLAKHLPGVDAGPEASLTGSLPAAVHVPFSQAMADSMLLPPAVLLVGFAAVLFFVKPSHER, encoded by the coding sequence GTGACAGACACCGACACCACCGCTGCGCCGACGACGCACGAGACCAACCCATGGCCGGCGCTCTTCGCGCTCTGTCTCGGCTTCTTCATGATCCTGGTCGACATGACGATCGTGACGGTCGCGACGCCCGACATCATGAGCGACCTCGACGCCGAGGTGAACTCCGTCGTCTGGGTGACCAGCGCCTACCTCCTGGCGTACGCCGTCCCGGTGCTGATCACAGGTCGGCTCGGCGACCGCTTCGGCCCCAAGCGCCTCTACCTGGCAGGACTGACCGTCTTCACGATCGCGTCCCTGTGGTGCGGGCTCACCAGCACCGTCGAGATGCTGATCGGCGCCCGTGTGCTGCAGGGGTTCGGGGCCGCGATGATGGCGCCGCAGACGATGGCGATCATCACCCGCATCTTCCCGGCCGCCCGCCGTGGTCAGGCGATGTCCCTGTGGGGCGCCACCGCCGGAGTCGCCACGCTCGTCGGGCCGCTGCTCGGCGGGGTGCTGGTCGGCCAGCTCGGGTGGGAGTGGGTCTTCTTCGTCAACATCCCGGTGGGTGTCATCGCCTACGTCCTGGCCCAGCGCCTGGTGCCGTCCCTCGAGACCCACCAGCACACGTTCGACTGGCTCGGCGTGGCCCTGTCCGGGATCGGGATGTTCTGCCTGGTGTTCGGCATCCAGGAGGGCCATCAGTACGACTGGTCGAGGATCACCGGCGTGATCACGGTCTGGCGACTCATCGTCACCGGTCTCGTCGTGCTGGCGATCTTCATCCTCTGGCAGGCGCGCAACCGCAAGGAGCCGCTGGTCCCGCTGCGCCTGTTCCGCGACCGCAACTTCTCGGTCTCCAACCTGGCCATCTCCACGATGTCGTTCGCCATCACGTCCATCGGCTTCCCCTTCATGCTCTACGCCCAGCTGGTCCGCGGCCTCTCCCCGACCCGCGCAGCCCTGCTCCTGGTGCCGATGGCGCTGATGAGCATCGTGCTGGCTCCCGGGGTCGGCAAGCTGATCGACCGGCTGCACCCGCGCAACATCACCGCGATCGGTTTCCTCGCCGCGTCCGGGTCCTTGTTCTGGCTCTCCCGGGTGATGACCCCCGAGGCCTCCACCTGGGAGTTCATCGCCCCGATGGCGCTGCTCGGAGCCGGCAGCGCCGCGGTCTGGGCGCCGCTGACCGCGACCGCCACCCGCAACCTGCCGATGAACCTGGCCGGCGCCGGTGCGGGGGTCTACAACGCCACCCGCCAGGTCGGTGCCGTGCTCGGCTCGGCCGCGATCGCCGTGCTCATGGATGCCAGGCTGGCCAAGCACCTGCCCGGTGTGGATGCCGGGCCGGAGGCCTCGCTGACCGGTTCACTGCCCGCCGCGGTGCACGTGCCCTTCAGCCAGGCGATGGCCGACTCGATGCTGCTGCCACCCGCCGTGCTGCTCGTCGGCTTCGCCGCCGTGCTGTTCTTCGTCAAGCCCAGCCACGAGCGCTGA
- the fbaA gene encoding class II fructose-bisphosphate aldolase has protein sequence MPIATPEVYAEMLDAAKARGFAYPAINVSSSQTLNAALQGFADAGSDGIIQVSTGGAEYLSGPSVKDMVTGSVAFAAYAAEVAKNYPVNIALHTDHCPKDKLDGFVRPLLALSRERVDRGELPLFQSHMWDGSAVPLEENLVIAEELLEACAAARIILEVEIGVVGGEEDGVANEINDQLYTTPEDALATVAALGVGEKGRYMTALTFGNVHGVYKPGNVKLRPEILRTAQDAVVAELGLEAGSKPFDLVFHGGSGSTPEEIAAAVGHGVIKMNVDTDTQYAFTRPAAAHMFHNYDGVLKVDGEVGSKKAYDPRAWGKAAEAGMAARVVEACENLSSAGTSLRG, from the coding sequence ATGCCGATCGCCACCCCCGAGGTCTACGCCGAGATGCTCGATGCAGCCAAGGCCCGAGGCTTTGCCTACCCGGCCATCAACGTCTCGTCCTCACAGACGCTGAACGCCGCGCTCCAGGGCTTCGCGGACGCAGGCTCGGACGGCATCATCCAGGTCTCGACAGGGGGTGCGGAGTACCTCTCCGGCCCCTCCGTGAAGGACATGGTCACCGGCTCCGTCGCGTTCGCGGCCTATGCCGCCGAGGTGGCGAAGAACTACCCGGTCAACATCGCGTTGCACACCGACCACTGCCCCAAGGACAAGCTCGACGGCTTCGTGCGCCCGCTGCTGGCGCTGTCGAGGGAGCGCGTCGACCGGGGTGAACTGCCGCTGTTCCAGTCGCACATGTGGGACGGTTCCGCCGTACCCCTGGAGGAGAACCTCGTCATCGCCGAGGAGCTGCTCGAGGCGTGTGCCGCGGCCAGGATCATCCTCGAGGTCGAGATCGGTGTCGTCGGTGGCGAGGAGGACGGCGTCGCCAACGAGATCAACGACCAGCTCTACACGACCCCCGAGGACGCGCTGGCGACCGTGGCCGCGCTCGGCGTCGGTGAGAAGGGTCGCTACATGACGGCGCTGACCTTCGGCAACGTGCACGGGGTCTACAAGCCCGGCAACGTGAAGCTGCGACCCGAGATCCTCAGGACCGCCCAGGACGCGGTCGTCGCCGAGCTGGGCCTCGAGGCCGGCTCCAAGCCCTTCGACCTGGTCTTCCACGGCGGCTCCGGCTCGACGCCGGAGGAGATCGCCGCCGCCGTGGGCCACGGCGTGATCAAGATGAACGTCGACACCGACACGCAGTACGCCTTCACCCGACCTGCCGCCGCGCACATGTTCCACAACTACGACGGTGTGCTCAAGGTGGACGGCGAGGTGGGCAGCAAGAAGGCCTACGACCCGCGCGCCTGGGGCAAGGCCGCCGAGGCCGGGATGGCTGCCCGGGTCGTCGAGGCGTGCGAGAACCTGAGCTCGGCCGGCACCTCGCTCCGCGGCTGA